CATCGTCGCGGCGCCCACGACCTCGCTTCCCGAGAGCGTGGGCGGCGTGCGCAACTGGGACTATCGTTTCTCGTGGCCCCGCGACGGCGCCTTCGCCGTGGACGCGCTGCTGCGCACGGGCCACCCGAAGTACGTGGAGAATTACGTTCGATGGCTCCTCACGGCCGCGGCGCGAACGCGCCCGGTCCTTCGCTCGATCTACAGCGTGGACGGAGCGGAGGACATGCCCGAGCGCGAGCTTGCGCATTTCGAGGGCTACCGCCGCTCGGCGCCCGTCCGCGTGGGCAACGCGGCCTGCTCGCAGCACCAGCTCGACGTTTACGGGGAAGTGCTAAACGCGGTGGCCCGCCGGCAGGAGGAGGGTGAGCCGCTGCCGCCGGAGCTTCTGGCCGGCCTGGCCGACTTCGTCGACCACGTGGCGCGCGTCTGGCGCGAGCCCGACAGCGGCATCTGGGAGCCGCGTTCGCCCGAGCGCCACTACGTCCTCTCCAAGGTCATGGCGTGGGTAGCCCTCGATCGCGCCCTTGCGCTTGATCTTCCCGGCGACCGCGAGCGTTGGACGCGCGAGCGCGAGGCCGTCCGAGAGGCGGTCCTGTCGCGCGGCTGGAGCGAGGAACTGGGCTCGTTCCAGATGGCCTTCGACTTCCCGCACCTTGACGCTTCCCTGCTCCTTCTTCCCCTGGTGGGCTTCCTTCCGGCCGACGACCCGCGCATGGTGGCGACGGTCGAACGCATCCGCCGCGACCTCGAGACGGACGCGGGCTTGCTGCTTCGGTACCTCGACGTGGACGACGGCCTTCCCGGCGGCGAGGGGGCCTTTGCGTACTGCACGTTCTGGCTCGTGAACAACCTCGCGCTGCAAGGGCGCCTCGAGGAGGCCCGGACGCTCTTTGAGCGCATGCTCGCGCGCGCGAGCCCGTACGGACTGTTCAGCGAGGAGATGCATCCGGCCACGGGCGAGCTTCTGGGCAACTACCCGCAGGCGCTGCCCCACATCGGCCTCATCGAGAGCGCCGTGCTCCTGGAAGCGCTCGATCGCCCGCAGGCCTCCGCCCGGGAGGTTCGGCGATGACCCGGTGGCGCGCCATCGCGTGCGACTACGACCGGACGCTCACCGACGAGCACCTCCGCCCGGACGCCCACGCCCTGGCGGCGCTGGGCCAGGCGCGCGACGAGGGCATCCGAGTCATCGCCGTCACCGGCCGGCCCCTGCACTTTGTCCGCCGCACGCTGCCCACGATCGACGCGGTCGTGGCCGAGAACGGGGCCGTGCGGTGGTACGAGGGAAGCGCGGAAGTGTGGGAGGATTGGCCCGACCGTCCCCGCGTGCTCGACGCGCTCGACGCGGCGAAGATCCCCTTCGACGCTCACGAGGTCATGCTGAGTCTCCCGCGGTCGCACGCCGTCGCGGCCAAGCGCGCCCTGCGCGAACATGCGCTTCGGGCCACCTTCCAGGTC
This Candidatus Thermoplasmatota archaeon DNA region includes the following protein-coding sequences:
- a CDS encoding glycoside hydrolase family 15 protein — its product is MQRYRAISEYGLLGDARTAALVAPGGSLDWWCVPRFDAGSVFARLLDSELGGRFSISPPERAAVRMEYEDGTNVLRHRFRVGDGEASLADALAWPAPADAPGSVLLRLLEGLEGRVPIDVHFEPRPEYGEAAAVLAPRDDGVDVTWPGGALLLRTRAPLSVDDAAARAQIELSAGDRLAFVVTHAARPDSPAVEPEAVDALLDSTRQAWRAWDARTTYRGPYREAVRRSALALRLLYYEPTGAIVAAPTTSLPESVGGVRNWDYRFSWPRDGAFAVDALLRTGHPKYVENYVRWLLTAAARTRPVLRSIYSVDGAEDMPERELAHFEGYRRSAPVRVGNAACSQHQLDVYGEVLNAVARRQEEGEPLPPELLAGLADFVDHVARVWREPDSGIWEPRSPERHYVLSKVMAWVALDRALALDLPGDRERWTREREAVREAVLSRGWSEELGSFQMAFDFPHLDASLLLLPLVGFLPADDPRMVATVERIRRDLETDAGLLLRYLDVDDGLPGGEGAFAYCTFWLVNNLALQGRLEEARTLFERMLARASPYGLFSEEMHPATGELLGNYPQALPHIGLIESAVLLEALDRPQASAREVRR
- a CDS encoding HAD hydrolase family protein yields the protein MTRWRAIACDYDRTLTDEHLRPDAHALAALGQARDEGIRVIAVTGRPLHFVRRTLPTIDAVVAENGAVRWYEGSAEVWEDWPDRPRVLDALDAAKIPFDAHEVMLSLPRSHAVAAKRALREHALRATFQV